The Geobacillus genomosp. 3 genome segment TAGTCGCTGCTTCTTTTTCATGAATGTAGCGGACGAGCTCGACTGTCATGTCATAGCGTAAAAACGGTGTGATCAAGTAAATGCCGTTGAACAAATCAAAGGCAGCGTCAATGAGCGATTTGGCGATGGCGATCCCTTCGCGTGCCGCCTGCACCGGGTCGTCGCCGCAAGCAGCCATGCGGGCGCGAATCTCATCCGATAGGGTGATGCCTGGCACTTCGTGATGCAAAAATTCAGCATTCCGCGTGCCCGTAAGCGGCATAATGCCGACGTAAATCGGAGCGTCAAGATGTTTCGTCGCTTCGTACATCTGCACAATTTTTTCTTCCGAGTAAATCGGTTGGGTCAAGAAATAGTGGGCGCCGCATTGGATTTTTTTCTCCATCCGCACAACTGCTTTATCCAAATGGCGGACGTTCGGATTGAAGGCCGCACCGATCGAGAAATTCGTTTTTTGTCCGAGCGATTTGCCCGAATATGACAGTCCTTCGTTAAACTGGCTGATCAAGCGGATAAGATCGAACGATGATAAGTCGTACACGGACGTTGCCCCTGGGAAATCACCAATTTTCGAAGGGTCGCCGGTAATAGCGAGCACATCGGTGATGCCGAGCGTATGCAAGCCCATTAAGTGCGACTGCAAGCCGATCAAGTTGCGATCGCGGCACGTAATATGCACGAGCGGGCGAACACCGAGCCGTTCTTTCACGATCGAGCCGACCGCAACATTGCTGATGCGCGGTGTGGCGAGCGAATTGTCGGCCAACGTCAGCGCATCGATGCCGGCGTCATGGAGCGCTTTCGCTCCGGCGAGAAACTTGTCAATGCCGAGTTTTTTCGGCGGGTCGAGTTCAACGATGACCGATCGGCGCGCGCGGGCAAGCTCGGGAAGCGGAGTCGGGGTGGGGCGATCCGCTTGCACCGATACGGGCACCGCGCGCCGTTTCACCGTTTTTTCCGTCACCGGCGTCCGGTCGGTGAGCGCTTTTGCCATCGCTTCAATATGTTTCGGCGTCGTGCCGCAGCACCCGCCGATCAAGCGCACCCCCTGGTTGCGGAACGCTTTGGCCGTCTCCTCGAAATATTCGGCGTTCGTCTCATACACGAGCCGGCCGTCGCGGTAGTCCGGGAGGCTCGCGTTCGGGTACGCCGATAAAAACGCCTGCTTTGGCAGCGGCACTTCTTCAAGCGACCGAAGCATATGGTACGGCCCGAGTCGACAGTTGAGCCCGACGACATCGGCTCCCAGCGCCTCTAAGCGGTTAAGGGCATCGGCGAGCGGCGTGCCGTCTTGCAAGACGCCGACTTCATGAAGCGACACATGGGCGATAATCGGCAAGTCCGTCTCTTTGCGGGCGATGGCCAGCACCGTCTCCAACTCTTCCAAATCGTAATACGTCTCCAACAGCACACCGTCGACCCCTTCGGCGAGCAGCACAAACAGCTGCTCGCGAAACGTCCGTTTCACTTCGTCAAGCGGTACGACACTTTTGTTCAACGTGCGAAGCCCCCCGATCGTTCCGAGCACGTACGCCCGCCCGTTCGCCGCTTGTTTTGCGAGCTTTACAGCGGCGCGGTTCATGGCGGGCACGTCATCTTCAAGGCCGTAGCGCGCAAGTTTCACATAGTTGGCGCCGTATGTGTTCGTCTGGATGACATCGGCGCCTGCCGCGATATACGCTTCATGAATATGGACGATTTCGTCCGGATTCGATAGGTTCAATTCTTCAAAACAACGGTCAACGCCGTGCGAATATAACAGCGTTCCCATCGCCCCGTCGGCGACGAGAATGCGTTGTTTCAACTCATCAAGCAATCCCATGTTCGATTCCCCCGTTTCTTCGTAGTAAAAGAAAAAAGTCTTCTATAAGAAGAAGACTTTTTATTTTCTTCTTCTTATCTTCCAGGCGTCCGCCTGTCTGGATTTAGCACCTTGGCCGCGGGCCAGGTTGCTGAGGGTTCACCGGGCCAGTCCCTCCCCCTCTCTCGATAAGAACGTCCATATGCAGTTGGCGGGTGACATTTTGACTATTACTATATAATTTAATGCATTTTCTGAAATTGTTCAATACGGTAAAGAAGGAAATTTGAAAAGATGGGGAGAAAGGAAGAGAAGGAATCGAAAAAGATAGCTTACTTTTGAAAGGGGATGGAAACATGCCTGCACATTTGCCTATGGAAGAAAATGTGATGGATATGCTCATTGGCGGTTTTTCCTTCGTCATGTTGATCGCCGTTGTGATCGTTGTGCTTCTGTGGCGCAGGAATCGGGAGCAGCGCTTGGCGTTTGTGTGGATATTGGCCCATTTCTTGTTGCTGTCTCTCGCTGTTTCATTTGCGCTGAAGGCGATTTCTGTCGATCTTGCCCATGTGCAGGCATCCGAAGACATCTCCCTTCTTCTCGGCCAGGCGGGGCTGGCGTGGGGAGCGGGGATGGTTTGTTTGCTGGTCGGCATTGTGAAGCTTTCCAGGCGCTGACCGTGATCCGGATCAGCGATAGGATTGGGAAAGAACAACAGGCAACAAAAAAAAGCCATCCGCCTTTATCGGTTGACGGTTCCGATAGGCGGATGACGTTGGCATGATCATTCGAATCAGGAGTTGCCTATGTTGTTT includes the following:
- a CDS encoding bifunctional homocysteine S-methyltransferase/methylenetetrahydrofolate reductase, coding for MGLLDELKQRILVADGAMGTLLYSHGVDRCFEELNLSNPDEIVHIHEAYIAAGADVIQTNTYGANYVKLARYGLEDDVPAMNRAAVKLAKQAANGRAYVLGTIGGLRTLNKSVVPLDEVKRTFREQLFVLLAEGVDGVLLETYYDLEELETVLAIARKETDLPIIAHVSLHEVGVLQDGTPLADALNRLEALGADVVGLNCRLGPYHMLRSLEEVPLPKQAFLSAYPNASLPDYRDGRLVYETNAEYFEETAKAFRNQGVRLIGGCCGTTPKHIEAMAKALTDRTPVTEKTVKRRAVPVSVQADRPTPTPLPELARARRSVIVELDPPKKLGIDKFLAGAKALHDAGIDALTLADNSLATPRISNVAVGSIVKERLGVRPLVHITCRDRNLIGLQSHLMGLHTLGITDVLAITGDPSKIGDFPGATSVYDLSSFDLIRLISQFNEGLSYSGKSLGQKTNFSIGAAFNPNVRHLDKAVVRMEKKIQCGAHYFLTQPIYSEEKIVQMYEATKHLDAPIYVGIMPLTGTRNAEFLHHEVPGITLSDEIRARMAACGDDPVQAAREGIAIAKSLIDAAFDLFNGIYLITPFLRYDMTVELVRYIHEKEAATKERKVVHG